The Candidatus Lokiarchaeota archaeon DNA segment ATGCATCTTTCGATTCCAATTTCGCGCAGGTGAACGTATCCGTTGGAGGTTTTCCTGAACAAGGTGATGGCCAAGGTGTGTTGTTCTGTTTTCCCAACTTTGGTGATAATCAGCTGTCCTATGATCCCACAATTGGCTTGGAAGAACTGTCCACTACCACAACAACTACCACTTCATCTCCGACAACTACCACTATCACTACCACAAGGCCTCCTTCAAGCATACTTGGGGCTGAACGCTTCCTGCTCCTAGCTGCTGGAACAACAGCTGTCGTTGGTGTATTGGTTTTGGCCGCTTCGCGAGATTAGCCAGCTGTAGCAACCATCAACTAATTTCTATGTCATCCCGGTCGAAAAGAACCCGGCCCTCCATTCCCCCTGCAACTGTTATGGTTTCTCCACTTATGTGTCCGGCCATTACATCCGAGGCTAGCATCACCATAACATTTGCAATATCTGAAGGTGTTGCAACCTTCTGCATTGGGATAGTCTGCAGTATTCTTGTCATAATTTCAGGATCCTGTAGAGTTGATTCCGCCATGGGTGTCATGGTCCATCCAGGATTCACAAGGTTAACTCTCCCATGTGGAGCCAGCTGCACGATTTCGTTCTTCAAGCTCATCATCAATCCGTGCATTGCTGCCTTTGAGGATGCATAGTCCGCATATTTGGCTTCACCAAAGAGCCCTGCTGTCGATCCCACTAAAATGAGCGAAGCCGAATCGTCTGGATGTCTCTTGAGATTCCTGAAGAAATGTTTCGCACAAAGAAAAACGCCTGTAAGATTGACACTCATGGTTTCTTGCCATTGCTCAAGTGATATCTCATGGATCTGCGCAGGACCATGAGCAATACCCGCATTGGCAACTAAGACATCTATTCGCCCAAACTGGGACTCTGCTTCAGCAAAGAGATTCATTACAGAATCTTCATCTGCAACATTGACTTGTATAAGAGCGACTCTGTTTGGTTTCCTTTCATGTAACTCTTCTAATGTTTCGCGGTTCGTGTGATACGTGGCTGTTACTTTGGTACCTTCACCGAGAAACGCTTTGAGAGTTTGTTTGCCGATTCCGCCGGAAGCACCAGTCACCATGATATGTTTATCTTGAAGACCCAAGTTCATGCATTTGACCTCAGCAGTACAACAGAGTATAGTATCTAATTGAAACAAAAGAACAATGCTTGAAATCTATATGGTTCCTACGATTCTGATTCAACCTAAAGAAATTAGAAGGCTGTTATCTTCTAACCAAGCTATCATCTAATCGCGATAAGGGGCCCGACTACATGGAAGTGAACAGAATCCTATCGATTTGGAGGCCTGGTATGTATCACGGCTCTCCCAGAATGCGCAACTATTTCGAGGGTTGGTATTTCAAGCTCGTAGACCAGTCTGAAGAGACGATTTATGCAGTGATCCCCGGGGTCTCTTTCAGTAATGGTGGTAAACCAAATCATTCGTTCATACAGGTACTCAACGGACAGACTGCGGAATCACAGTATCATAGATTCACTGTTGAAGATTTTAGGTATTCAAAGACGGCTTTCGCCATATCCGTTGGCAGAAATCACTTCAATGCAGATGGAATCTCGCTTGATTTACAAGAAGACCAAAACAGGATTCAGGGGTCGCTTTCTTTCGGGGATCTAATTCCTTGGCCAGTTTCCCTCCTTTCACCGGGCGCAATGGGTGTTTTCCAGTTTATCCCTCGTATGGAATGCTATCATGGTATTCTCGGCTTTGATCATAGGATTGATGGAACCCTCAATATTGGAAAATCAGAGATTGATTTCACTGGCGGTCGTGGATACATCGAAAAGGACTGGGGAGCAGGCTTTCCAGAAGCTTGGATATGGATGCAAAGCAACCACTTTGAGGAAACAGGTGTTTCCTTCACCTCTTCCATCGCCAAAATCCCTTGGCTAGGTTCCAGCTTTGCGGGCTTTCTTATTGGCCTACTTTATGATGGAACTGTCTACACTTTCGCTACGTATACCGGTGCACAAGTAACCAATTTGAGAGTCTCAGAAAACGAGGTTCGCTTCTGGGTTTCTGATACCACTCATGGTATCATGGTACGTGCTGCACGTGCTCAGGGAGGAGAGCTTCGATCACCTGTTTTAGGTGAAATGAGTGGACGGATTATTGAGAGCTTGACTGCTCATATTGACATTCGATTCTACAGGTTTGAAGGAAATGAAACAAGGCTGCTATTCTCAGGGACTGGTCGGAATGCAGGTCTCGAGGTTGTTGGTGATACCAATGAGCTCATCATGTAGCCTATTGTTGTTGTGTTTTCATTACTCTTAAGAGCATCAGAGGAAATTGATGAACAGATATAGGAGTGACTAGCTTGAAGAAGGGAATCTCCATCGTCCTATCGGGTGCAGCGGGTCAGGGAATAGCAACTGTTGAAGATTTTTTGGTTTCTATTTTGAAACGTTCTGGATTCAATGTCTTTTCAACGCGTGAGTTCATGTCGCGTATTCGCGGTGGAACGAATTCAACACAGATTCGTGTGGGAGAAGGCAATATCTATTCGTACTCAGAACAATCAGATATTGTCATTCCACTGAACAAACGAGCACTTCCCCACCTGAACAAATACGGCCGGATTAATGATTCCACACTTGTTGTTGGTGAAGCAGAAAACATCACCAGCGACATACATCTCCCTTCGAATCAGATTCTTGAGGTACCATTCACGGGTATAGCCGAAGAAGTGGGCGGCAGAATCTACTCCAATACAGTTGCCGTTGGGCTCCTTGCGGCGGTTTTTGATGTCGATGAAGACATTGCAACAGAGTACTTGACTGAGCGATTCGAATCGAAAGGCGAAGACATTGTCAAGGATAATATTCAGGCATACCGGCAAGGTCACGAAATCGGTGTATCGAAGCTTGTAGAACGCATAGATGCAATCGATGTTATTTCTGACGAGTCGGTAAGGGATCATATGCTGATAAACGGTGGTGAAGCTGTAGGTCTCGGGGCTATTGCAGGAGGCTGCAATTTCATCTCGTCTTATCCGATGTCGCCCTCAACAGCTGTTCTCGTCTTTCTGTCCAATCAATCTCAGGAATTTGGCATAGTCGTGGATCAAGCTGAGAGCGAGATATCTGCTATCAACAAGGGCTTAGGTGCCTGGTATGCTGGAGGCAGGGCGATGGTAACAACCTCTGGTGGGGGTTTCGCGCTAATGGTAGAAGGCCTCAGTCTAGCTGGGATGATGGAAAGTCCTATGGTAATTCATCTTGCGCAACGTCCCGGGCCCGCAACAGGCCTTCCAACCAGAACTGAACAGGGCGACCTTCTTTTTGCGCTCCATGCTGGTCATGGCGAGTTTCCGAGAATCATATTAGCTCCAGGGACTTTCGAGGATGGATTCCACC contains these protein-coding regions:
- a CDS encoding SDR family oxidoreductase; translation: MNLGLQDKHIMVTGASGGIGKQTLKAFLGEGTKVTATYHTNRETLEELHERKPNRVALIQVNVADEDSVMNLFAEAESQFGRIDVLVANAGIAHGPAQIHEISLEQWQETMSVNLTGVFLCAKHFFRNLKRHPDDSASLILVGSTAGLFGEAKYADYASSKAAMHGLMMSLKNEIVQLAPHGRVNLVNPGWTMTPMAESTLQDPEIMTRILQTIPMQKVATPSDIANVMVMLASDVMAGHISGETITVAGGMEGRVLFDRDDIEIS
- a CDS encoding 2-oxoacid:acceptor oxidoreductase subunit alpha, whose product is MTSLKKGISIVLSGAAGQGIATVEDFLVSILKRSGFNVFSTREFMSRIRGGTNSTQIRVGEGNIYSYSEQSDIVIPLNKRALPHLNKYGRINDSTLVVGEAENITSDIHLPSNQILEVPFTGIAEEVGGRIYSNTVAVGLLAAVFDVDEDIATEYLTERFESKGEDIVKDNIQAYRQGHEIGVSKLVERIDAIDVISDESVRDHMLINGGEAVGLGAIAGGCNFISSYPMSPSTAVLVFLSNQSQEFGIVVDQAESEISAINKGLGAWYAGGRAMVTTSGGGFALMVEGLSLAGMMESPMVIHLAQRPGPATGLPTRTEQGDLLFALHAGHGEFPRIILAPGTFEDGFHLTQKAFNLADEYQVPVIVLTDQYLMDSHGNIPVLDLSDISVEKHIQKTTGDYTRYEMTNSGVSPRGIPGYGEGLVVADSDEHDEAGHITEDLDLRIEMVDKRMKKKLELLREAAIPPEYVGPEEYDALAIAWGTNYNVVVEALERAERDDIGFLHFKQVYPLHESVSQYLNDADRVALLENSSTAQFATVLLNETGYKITKENCLLKYSGLPFSVEEVTRFLEEL